The following proteins come from a genomic window of Mycolicibacterium rufum:
- a CDS encoding DUF7159 family protein, with protein MDIVLGVSMTPTTVRMVLVEGEKADGVTVDHDVFNVASVDGSANVAEQVVAAIQGTKESAETGGHHLKSIGVTWSDHTEASALRDALTAHRIDDVMLVAESHAAASLAQAVGRAVGYDTTALLFVDRDTATLSVVRTDDGSVVKVLSRTLHSADAMAVLTEMAGAVAAQDAPPQGLFVVGSGVDVSSVKAHLEHLVALPVSAPDDAELALARGAALASATAPAFEATTVGLAYSQDPDGATAGSLYAGLAGADTQLAAAEADEVVDEFAPTEMREIEEGRKPFLLVGSALTSVFVIGVVALVISLAISIRPTADTRPSPAQAVIAPSSQAPAPAPIEQAAQVPAPAPSAETIKPPVPVAVQQTPQQAPRTVYVEQAPAPAPAAPAPAPAPAAPAPAPAAPAPVVAPPVVVPPPVIVVPKRQWPVWQPKPAWTWPSKPQAPEPDEPETPWTPPWTPPVTQQPQVPQVPQVPQTPQWPGSGSGSNSGSGSGRGSDDYGRGSGGFGDSGSSRGSSGSSGGNNCFLIFCAPGGGRG; from the coding sequence GTGGACATCGTATTAGGTGTGTCGATGACACCTACGACGGTCCGCATGGTGCTGGTCGAAGGCGAAAAGGCGGACGGTGTCACCGTCGACCACGACGTCTTCAACGTCGCATCCGTCGATGGCTCGGCAAACGTCGCCGAGCAGGTCGTCGCCGCGATTCAGGGCACCAAGGAGAGCGCGGAGACCGGCGGGCATCACCTGAAATCCATCGGCGTCACGTGGAGTGACCACACCGAGGCCTCCGCACTGCGCGACGCACTCACCGCGCACCGCATCGACGACGTCATGCTCGTCGCCGAGAGCCACGCCGCCGCGTCCCTGGCGCAGGCCGTCGGGCGTGCGGTCGGCTACGACACCACCGCGCTGCTGTTCGTCGACCGTGACACCGCGACGCTGTCGGTGGTCCGCACCGACGACGGGTCGGTCGTGAAGGTGCTCAGCCGCACGCTGCACAGCGCCGACGCCATGGCAGTGCTGACCGAGATGGCCGGCGCCGTCGCCGCTCAGGACGCACCCCCGCAGGGCCTGTTCGTGGTCGGCTCCGGCGTCGACGTCAGCTCGGTCAAGGCTCATCTCGAGCACCTGGTCGCCCTGCCCGTCAGCGCTCCCGACGATGCCGAGCTCGCCTTGGCCCGCGGCGCGGCGCTCGCCTCGGCGACCGCTCCGGCATTCGAGGCCACCACGGTCGGCCTGGCCTACTCGCAGGACCCGGACGGCGCCACGGCGGGCTCGCTCTACGCCGGCCTGGCCGGCGCGGACACCCAACTGGCCGCAGCGGAGGCCGACGAGGTCGTCGACGAGTTCGCACCGACCGAGATGCGCGAGATCGAGGAGGGTCGCAAGCCGTTCCTGCTCGTCGGAAGCGCCTTGACCTCTGTCTTCGTCATCGGTGTTGTCGCACTCGTGATTTCGCTCGCGATCAGCATCCGGCCGACTGCAGATACGCGACCCAGCCCCGCGCAGGCCGTCATCGCGCCGAGCAGCCAGGCGCCCGCTCCCGCCCCGATCGAGCAGGCGGCCCAGGTGCCGGCCCCGGCGCCGTCGGCCGAGACCATCAAGCCGCCGGTGCCCGTCGCCGTTCAGCAGACACCGCAGCAGGCGCCGCGCACCGTCTACGTCGAGCAGGCTCCTGCGCCGGCGCCCGCCGCGCCCGCCCCGGCCCCGGCACCCGCCGCCCCGGCTCCCGCGCCCGCCGCGCCCGCGCCGGTGGTCGCGCCGCCGGTCGTGGTGCCGCCTCCGGTGATCGTGGTGCCGAAGCGGCAGTGGCCGGTGTGGCAGCCGAAGCCGGCCTGGACGTGGCCGAGCAAGCCGCAGGCCCCTGAACCCGACGAGCCGGAGACCCCGTGGACGCCGCCGTGGACTCCGCCGGTGACCCAGCAGCCGCAGGTGCCGCAGGTTCCTCAAGTGCCGCAGACCCCGCAGTGGCCGGGATCCGGGTCCGGGTCCAATTCCGGGTCCGGCAGTGGTCGCGGCAGCGACGACTACGGCCGCGGCTCAGGCGGATTCGGTGATTCCGGTTCCTCGCGCGGCAGCAGCGGATCGTCGGGCGGGAACAACTGCTTCCTGATCTTCTGCGCGCCGGGCGGAGGCCGCGGCTAG
- the dcd gene encoding dCTP deaminase, with protein sequence MLLSDRDIRAEIDAGRLGVDPFDDGLIQPSSVDVRLDNLFRVFNNTRYTHIDPAQRQDDLTTLVEPKEGEPFVLHPGEFVLGATLERCSLPDDLAGRLEGKSSLGRLGLLTHSTAGFIDPGFSGHITLELSNVANLPITLWPGMKIGQLCLLRLTSPAEHPYGSDKVGSKYQGQRGPTPSRSYQNFIRSS encoded by the coding sequence GTGCTGCTCTCCGACCGCGACATCCGGGCCGAGATCGACGCCGGTCGGCTCGGCGTCGACCCGTTCGACGACGGTCTGATCCAGCCGTCCAGCGTCGACGTCCGCCTCGACAACCTGTTCCGGGTGTTCAACAACACCCGGTACACCCACATCGATCCCGCGCAGCGCCAGGACGACCTCACCACGCTGGTCGAGCCGAAGGAGGGGGAGCCCTTCGTGCTGCACCCCGGCGAGTTCGTGCTCGGGGCCACGCTGGAGCGCTGCTCGCTGCCCGACGACCTGGCCGGCCGGCTCGAGGGCAAGTCCTCGCTCGGCCGCCTCGGGCTGCTCACCCACTCGACCGCCGGGTTCATCGACCCGGGGTTCTCCGGCCACATCACCCTCGAGCTCTCGAACGTCGCGAATCTGCCGATCACGCTGTGGCCGGGCATGAAGATCGGGCAGCTGTGCCTGCTGCGGCTGACCAGCCCGGCCGAGCACCCCTACGGCAGCGACAAGGTGGGCTCCAAGTACCAGGGCCAGCGCGGCCCCACCCCGTCGCGGTCTTACCAGAACTTCATCCGGTCGAGCTGA
- a CDS encoding FadR/GntR family transcriptional regulator, whose protein sequence is MSEDFLLRPVRTPPAYAAVVDRVRRAVALGVLLPGDRLPAERVLAEALGVSRVTVREALRVLQGEGLLTTRRGSAGTIVSPAAAALSAAVDDEEYVRRIGDVFELRLAVEAMGAGLAARRVTAEDLQWLDSCQAALVASADVHAFRRADSEFHLAIARMSGNALLGQVVEDLRAAAFSRLDRDDLAVIHESTIRGHAAVIAAVRDGEPAAASSAMTAHISEARQEVDAVLAERRRQSAMP, encoded by the coding sequence ATGTCCGAGGACTTTCTCCTGCGCCCGGTGCGGACGCCGCCGGCCTACGCCGCCGTCGTCGACCGCGTCCGGCGGGCGGTCGCTCTCGGCGTCCTGCTGCCGGGTGACCGGCTGCCCGCCGAACGCGTGCTGGCCGAGGCGCTGGGCGTCTCCCGGGTGACGGTCCGCGAAGCGCTCAGAGTCCTGCAGGGCGAAGGACTGCTGACCACCAGGCGGGGAAGCGCGGGAACGATTGTGTCCCCGGCGGCGGCGGCGCTGAGCGCCGCCGTCGACGACGAGGAGTACGTGCGACGCATCGGCGACGTCTTCGAGTTGCGGCTGGCCGTGGAGGCGATGGGCGCCGGATTGGCGGCCCGCCGTGTCACCGCCGAGGACCTGCAGTGGCTGGACTCCTGCCAGGCGGCGTTGGTGGCCAGCGCCGACGTGCACGCCTTCCGCCGGGCGGACTCGGAGTTCCACCTCGCGATCGCGCGGATGAGCGGCAACGCCCTCCTCGGTCAGGTCGTGGAAGATCTTCGAGCCGCTGCTTTTTCACGATTGGACCGCGATGACCTGGCGGTGATCCACGAGTCGACGATCCGCGGGCACGCCGCGGTGATCGCCGCGGTGCGCGACGGCGAGCCGGCTGCAGCCTCGTCGGCGATGACCGCCCACATCTCCGAAGCCCGCCAGGAGGTCGACGCGGTACTGGCCGAGCGCCGCCGGCAGAGCGCGATGCCGTGA
- a CDS encoding flavin-containing monooxygenase: MRSHADSNTPSDVDVVIVGAGFAGLYMLHRMRGLGLRARILERAGDVGGTWYWNRYPGARCDIESIDYSYSFDEQLTHEWRWTERYAAQPEILSYIGHAADRFDLRRDITFGTTVTSAHWDDETTAWTLTCDTGAALRATYCVMATGCLSVAKQPDMPGLSDFTGRWFHTGRWPHEPVDFSGQRVAVVGTGSSGIQAIPRIAEAADFVHVLQRTPNYSMPAQNRPLTPDEFDTAISDFAVRRRICQESDAGVPHPPPTQSTFEVTPEAREHRYEEGWQRGGINALSAAFTDFFTDEEANRVAQDFVRRKIHEIVSDTRTADLLCPHHHIGTKRTCVDTGYFATYNRDNVELIDLRTQPIERVTPRGLQLAGRHVDVNAIVFAIGFDAITGALADIDIRGVDGVELHDVWAHGPRTLLGLQTAGFPNLFMVTGPGSPSVLSNMLISIEQHVDWITDCLEHLNASGVDRIEATEDAQDQWMDHVAALAADTLYPQATSWYLGANIPGKPRTFMPYVAGCGQYRRECEQVVADGYAGFRLGHPSRVGGGNRP, from the coding sequence ATGCGCTCACACGCTGATTCGAACACTCCCTCCGACGTTGACGTGGTGATCGTCGGCGCGGGGTTCGCGGGGCTCTACATGCTGCACCGCATGCGCGGGCTCGGGCTTCGCGCCCGCATCCTCGAGCGCGCCGGCGACGTCGGCGGCACCTGGTACTGGAACCGCTATCCAGGAGCCCGGTGCGACATCGAGAGCATCGATTACTCGTACTCCTTCGACGAGCAGCTCACCCACGAGTGGCGGTGGACCGAGCGCTATGCTGCCCAACCCGAGATCCTCTCCTACATCGGGCACGCCGCCGATCGCTTCGACCTGCGCCGCGACATCACCTTCGGCACCACCGTCACATCGGCGCACTGGGACGACGAGACGACGGCGTGGACACTCACCTGCGACACCGGCGCGGCGCTCCGCGCGACCTACTGCGTGATGGCCACCGGATGCCTCTCGGTGGCCAAACAGCCTGACATGCCCGGCTTGTCGGACTTCACCGGCCGCTGGTTCCACACCGGCCGCTGGCCGCACGAGCCCGTCGACTTCAGCGGACAGCGGGTGGCCGTGGTGGGCACCGGATCCTCGGGTATCCAGGCCATCCCGCGCATCGCGGAAGCGGCGGATTTCGTGCACGTGCTGCAGCGCACGCCGAACTACAGCATGCCCGCCCAGAACCGCCCCCTGACTCCTGACGAATTCGACACCGCCATATCGGATTTCGCGGTCCGTCGGCGCATCTGCCAGGAGTCGGACGCCGGCGTGCCGCATCCGCCGCCCACGCAGAGCACCTTCGAGGTGACGCCCGAGGCACGCGAACACCGCTACGAAGAAGGTTGGCAGCGCGGCGGTATCAACGCGCTCTCGGCGGCCTTCACCGATTTCTTCACCGATGAGGAAGCCAATCGAGTGGCGCAGGACTTCGTGCGTCGCAAGATCCATGAGATCGTCTCCGACACGCGCACCGCCGATCTGCTGTGCCCGCATCACCACATCGGCACCAAGCGCACCTGCGTCGACACCGGCTATTTCGCCACCTACAACCGCGACAACGTCGAGCTCATCGACCTGCGCACCCAGCCGATCGAACGCGTCACTCCCCGGGGCCTTCAGCTCGCCGGCCGGCACGTCGACGTCAATGCCATCGTGTTCGCGATCGGCTTCGACGCGATCACCGGCGCGCTGGCCGACATCGACATCCGGGGCGTCGACGGTGTCGAGCTGCACGACGTGTGGGCCCACGGACCGCGCACGCTGCTCGGACTGCAGACCGCCGGGTTCCCCAACCTCTTCATGGTCACCGGACCGGGCAGCCCGTCGGTGCTCAGCAACATGCTGATATCCATCGAGCAGCATGTCGACTGGATCACCGATTGCCTCGAACACCTCAACGCGTCGGGCGTCGATCGGATCGAGGCGACCGAGGACGCGCAGGACCAGTGGATGGACCACGTCGCCGCACTGGCAGCCGACACCCTCTACCCTCAAGCCACGTCCTGGTATCTGGGCGCGAACATCCCCGGCAAGCCGCGCACCTTCATGCCGTACGTGGCCGGCTGCGGCCAGTACCGTCGAGAATGCGAGCAGGTCGTCGCCGACGGCTATGCCGGATTCCGGCTGGGGCACCCGAGCCGGGTCGGCGGGGGCAACCGGCCGTGA
- a CDS encoding adenylate/guanylate cyclase domain-containing protein yields the protein MAATACPTCGTGTAPNARFCHQCGSPLVDSNARAEYKQVTALFADVVRSMDIAAAVGAERLREIMVELVGRSAAVVRRYGGTLEKFTGDGLMALFGAPTAFEDHAYRACLAALAIQEEACRLASAVADRDGVALALRVGLNSGQVVAGDIGSGVSGYAAIGEQVGLAQRMESVAPPGGVMLSASTAHLVEHAAVLGDVEWVSIKGRAAPVSARRLLAVRPRTARVGRTEVALVGRRWEMAALEALVDRTIGGSGVVVNVVGPPGIGKSRVAREAAALAAARGADVSWTHCESHASDVAFDVVTRLLRTASGIADMDDDAARRHAHAQVPAADPQDLLLLDDLLGIADREVPLPRIDPDARRRRLTALLHSVTLARTAPALYIIEDAHWIDEASESLVADLLAVIPRTPSMVLITYRPEYHGSLTQVPGGQAIALAPLGDSDTAALIGELLGSDPSVTALATVIGERAAGIPFFAEEMVRELAQRGVLKGDRSRYVCEEDAAEITVPATVQAAIEARIDRLSIPGKQTVNAAAVIGVRFGADLLAAVGIEGVVTELLEAELIDQVQLDPSPEYAFCHPLIRAVAYESQLRVDRAELHGRVAAAIESAAAADENAALIAQHAEAAGDLHAAYSWHMRAATWATYRDIAAARQSWERARAIADAVPADDPHRTAMRIAPRTMLCGIAWRVQETVAGDRFEELRDLCAAAGDQASLAIGMAGLVLDRAFRGRIREASDLASEAWALVESIGDPTLTVGLSFPVIYAKGQSGEWSALLQWSQRTINLADGDPSKGNVMLGSPLALALTTRAIAHWCLGGSGWRDDLRHAVAMARGADPLSYATVITYAYWPGITFGVLAPDDRALREIEDALRIAERSGDDMAWIWARSALGLALVHRGTDAERSRGETLLTEVGELFESRGHSLSELPLVHVYLARERSRRGHHGEATALMLAAVDHPAREGHLLAWGYAVPAAGVLVETLLERGSPADVADAEAMIERLAAASPVDDGLIVRDIWLLRLRALLARATGDEGSYRNHRDRYRAMAESLGFEGHIAWAEAMA from the coding sequence ATGGCCGCGACGGCATGCCCTACGTGTGGTACCGGAACCGCGCCGAATGCGCGGTTCTGTCATCAGTGCGGCTCGCCCCTGGTCGACTCGAACGCCCGCGCGGAGTACAAGCAGGTCACCGCGCTGTTCGCGGACGTCGTGCGGTCGATGGACATCGCGGCCGCGGTGGGTGCCGAGCGGCTGCGCGAGATCATGGTCGAGCTGGTCGGCCGCAGCGCGGCCGTGGTGCGGCGCTACGGCGGAACGTTGGAGAAGTTCACCGGCGATGGACTGATGGCACTGTTCGGTGCACCCACGGCTTTTGAGGATCACGCGTACCGGGCATGCCTGGCCGCGCTGGCCATCCAGGAGGAGGCGTGCCGGCTGGCGAGTGCGGTCGCCGACCGTGACGGTGTTGCGCTTGCGCTGCGGGTTGGCCTGAATTCGGGCCAGGTCGTCGCCGGCGACATCGGTTCGGGTGTCTCGGGTTACGCCGCGATCGGCGAGCAGGTGGGGTTGGCGCAGCGCATGGAATCAGTGGCCCCGCCGGGCGGTGTCATGCTCAGCGCATCCACCGCTCACCTGGTCGAGCACGCCGCAGTGCTCGGAGACGTCGAGTGGGTGTCGATCAAGGGCAGGGCCGCGCCGGTGTCGGCCCGTCGGCTCCTCGCGGTCCGGCCGCGCACCGCGCGGGTCGGACGCACCGAGGTGGCCCTGGTCGGCCGGCGCTGGGAGATGGCGGCGCTGGAAGCTCTGGTCGACCGCACGATCGGCGGGAGCGGTGTCGTCGTCAATGTGGTGGGACCGCCCGGTATCGGCAAGTCTCGCGTGGCTCGAGAGGCTGCAGCGCTGGCGGCGGCGCGCGGCGCCGACGTGTCTTGGACGCACTGTGAATCTCACGCCAGTGACGTCGCCTTCGACGTGGTGACGAGGCTGCTGCGGACGGCAAGCGGCATCGCCGACATGGACGACGACGCTGCCCGCCGTCATGCCCATGCTCAAGTCCCGGCTGCCGACCCGCAGGATCTCCTCCTGCTCGATGATCTCCTCGGCATCGCCGACCGGGAAGTGCCGCTGCCCCGCATCGATCCTGATGCGCGGCGGCGGCGCTTGACCGCGCTGTTGCATTCCGTGACGCTGGCCCGCACCGCACCGGCGCTCTACATCATCGAGGACGCGCACTGGATCGACGAAGCCAGCGAGTCGTTGGTCGCAGACCTGCTCGCGGTGATTCCCCGGACACCCTCGATGGTGCTGATCACCTATCGACCCGAGTACCACGGATCGCTGACGCAGGTGCCCGGCGGTCAGGCGATTGCGCTTGCCCCGCTGGGTGATTCAGACACCGCGGCGCTGATCGGCGAGTTGCTCGGATCGGACCCCTCGGTCACAGCGCTGGCGACGGTCATCGGCGAACGGGCCGCCGGGATCCCGTTCTTCGCCGAGGAGATGGTGCGCGAGTTGGCCCAGCGGGGCGTGTTGAAGGGCGACCGCAGCCGCTATGTCTGTGAGGAAGATGCCGCCGAGATCACGGTCCCGGCTACCGTGCAGGCCGCGATCGAAGCGCGCATCGACCGGTTGAGCATCCCGGGGAAGCAGACGGTGAACGCAGCGGCGGTGATCGGTGTCCGCTTCGGTGCCGACCTTCTGGCCGCGGTGGGTATCGAGGGGGTGGTCACCGAACTGCTGGAAGCCGAGCTGATCGATCAGGTGCAACTCGACCCGAGCCCGGAATACGCCTTCTGCCATCCGCTTATTCGCGCAGTGGCCTACGAATCACAGCTCAGAGTCGATCGCGCCGAGCTCCATGGTCGCGTCGCGGCCGCCATCGAATCCGCAGCCGCAGCTGATGAGAACGCCGCGTTGATCGCCCAACACGCGGAGGCCGCCGGCGATCTGCACGCCGCGTACAGCTGGCACATGCGCGCCGCGACGTGGGCGACGTATCGGGACATCGCCGCGGCGCGTCAGAGTTGGGAGCGCGCTCGAGCGATCGCCGACGCGGTGCCTGCCGACGACCCTCACCGGACGGCGATGCGCATTGCGCCGCGCACCATGCTGTGCGGCATCGCCTGGCGCGTCCAGGAGACCGTGGCTGGCGACCGCTTCGAGGAACTGCGGGATCTGTGTGCCGCGGCCGGGGACCAAGCGTCGCTCGCCATCGGAATGGCGGGACTGGTGTTGGATCGCGCCTTTCGGGGCCGGATCCGCGAGGCGTCGGATCTGGCCTCGGAAGCATGGGCCCTCGTCGAGTCGATCGGTGATCCGACGCTGACGGTGGGTCTGTCGTTTCCGGTCATCTACGCCAAGGGCCAGAGCGGAGAGTGGAGCGCACTGCTGCAGTGGTCGCAACGGACCATCAACCTCGCCGACGGTGACCCGTCGAAAGGGAACGTCATGCTCGGATCCCCGTTGGCACTCGCCCTCACGACACGGGCTATCGCCCATTGGTGCCTGGGTGGTTCCGGATGGCGCGACGACCTGCGCCACGCCGTGGCCATGGCCCGCGGCGCCGACCCGTTGTCGTACGCCACGGTCATCACCTACGCGTACTGGCCGGGAATAACGTTCGGTGTGCTGGCTCCTGACGATCGGGCGCTGCGCGAGATCGAGGATGCCCTCCGGATCGCCGAGCGATCCGGTGATGACATGGCATGGATCTGGGCTCGCTCGGCGCTGGGTCTTGCGCTGGTGCACCGCGGCACGGATGCGGAGCGGTCCCGCGGAGAGACATTGCTCACCGAGGTCGGCGAGCTGTTCGAAAGCCGGGGACACTCCCTGTCCGAATTACCCCTCGTCCACGTGTACCTGGCACGAGAGCGGAGTCGGCGTGGCCACCACGGTGAGGCGACAGCGCTCATGCTCGCCGCCGTCGACCATCCGGCCCGCGAAGGGCACCTGCTGGCGTGGGGCTACGCCGTTCCCGCGGCGGGTGTGCTGGTGGAAACACTGCTCGAGCGCGGGTCCCCGGCTGACGTGGCCGACGCCGAGGCCATGATCGAACGACTGGCCGCCGCGTCACCTGTCGACGACGGTCTGATCGTGCGCGATATCTGGCTGCTTCGACTGCGCGCATTGTTGGCCCGCGCCACGGGAGACGAAGGTTCCTACCGCAACCACCGAGATCGGTACCGCGCCATGGCCGAATCACTCGGCTTCGAGGGACACATCGCATGGGCCGAAGCGATGGCCTGA
- a CDS encoding iron-containing alcohol dehydrogenase family protein: protein MSPELIGPFANHLPVRIAFGDGAALRLPELLDEIGAVHILLITDQDIEIYNPAVTAVLDTLATPVRTVSRWDKPPGEPTIAMVDAAAAQLGAEAADAIVALGGGSVIDTAKAARLCRQRGLTFGQFLASERDYPAPVLPLIAVPTTAGTGSEVSGGSVVSDPEAGRKAGIAHPNLRAQYAVVDPVLTWSMPPAMTANTGIDALAQAMAAVIAKVRTPIGDAIALEAVRLMSGSLARAFRDGGDAQARSHMACGAMMAGLAMNISDCAAEHSLGQAIGGLTGAPHGLTIGVVLAETLERERHVVPDRLERIADAWGLPADGTEDGSRLVTAVRRLLDDLEFPILADLGLTEADLDTLTDAALADYFITMSPRPWRREEVRAAFAAALHTGRRATTVAIGQEIDALTR, encoded by the coding sequence GTGTCCCCTGAACTCATCGGCCCCTTCGCCAATCACCTCCCGGTCCGCATTGCCTTCGGCGACGGAGCCGCCCTGCGCCTCCCGGAGCTGCTCGACGAGATCGGCGCCGTGCACATTCTGCTGATCACCGATCAGGACATCGAGATCTACAACCCCGCGGTCACCGCCGTACTCGACACGTTGGCCACCCCGGTGCGCACCGTGTCTCGGTGGGACAAGCCGCCGGGCGAACCGACCATCGCGATGGTCGACGCGGCGGCCGCCCAGCTCGGTGCCGAAGCGGCCGACGCGATCGTGGCCCTCGGTGGTGGCTCGGTCATCGACACCGCCAAGGCCGCCCGGCTCTGTCGTCAGCGCGGGCTCACCTTCGGACAGTTCCTGGCCTCGGAGCGGGACTATCCCGCGCCGGTCCTGCCGCTGATCGCCGTGCCGACGACCGCGGGCACGGGCTCGGAGGTCTCGGGCGGCTCGGTGGTGTCCGACCCCGAGGCGGGCCGCAAGGCCGGCATCGCGCACCCGAACCTGCGCGCGCAGTACGCGGTCGTCGACCCGGTGCTCACCTGGAGCATGCCGCCGGCCATGACCGCCAACACCGGCATCGACGCCCTGGCGCAGGCGATGGCCGCGGTGATCGCCAAGGTCCGTACGCCGATCGGCGACGCCATCGCCCTCGAGGCCGTGCGCCTGATGAGTGGCTCACTGGCCCGGGCATTCCGTGACGGCGGAGACGCGCAGGCACGGTCGCACATGGCGTGCGGCGCCATGATGGCCGGGCTGGCGATGAACATCTCGGACTGCGCCGCCGAGCACTCCCTGGGCCAGGCGATCGGCGGGCTCACCGGCGCCCCGCACGGGCTGACCATCGGCGTCGTGCTGGCCGAGACCCTCGAGCGGGAACGCCACGTCGTCCCCGATCGGCTCGAGCGGATCGCCGACGCCTGGGGGCTGCCCGCGGACGGGACCGAGGACGGCAGCCGCCTCGTGACGGCCGTGCGTCGACTGCTCGACGACCTCGAGTTCCCGATACTGGCCGATCTCGGTCTCACCGAGGCCGACCTCGACACACTGACCGACGCCGCACTGGCCGACTACTTCATCACGATGTCGCCGCGGCCCTGGCGGCGCGAAGAGGTGCGTGCCGCGTTCGCTGCGGCGCTCCACACCGGGCGTCGCGCGACCACGGTGGCCATCGGGCAGGAAATCGATGCGCTCACACGCTGA
- the glgC gene encoding glucose-1-phosphate adenylyltransferase has translation MTASPGRKKVIAIVLAGGEGKRLMPLTADRAKPAVPFGGIYRLIDFALSNVVNSGYLKVVVLTQYKSHSLDRHVTTTWRMSTLLGNYVTPVPAQQRVGKRWYLGSADAIYQSLNLLNDEDPDIVVVVGADHVYRMDFAQMVQQHVESGAGCTVAAIRQRIELADQFGVIDVDPQSPQNIRAFLEKPTDPVGLPDAPHEVLASMGNYVFSADALRDAVTRDATVNASKHDMGGDIVPWFVDRSESAVYDFKNNDVPGSYERDRDYWRDVGTMKSYFDAHMDLVAPLPEFNLYNSAWPIFTSYGALPPAKLVEGEVGTPTMTHNSILSPGVVITGGTVSKSVLSPSCRVGTGAEVSDSVLLNGVEIGAGAVVRNAILDKNIVVPPGAEIGVDPAADEERGFIVQDGLTVLSKNQVVPAP, from the coding sequence ATGACTGCTTCCCCGGGCCGCAAGAAAGTCATCGCGATCGTCCTGGCGGGAGGCGAGGGTAAACGCCTCATGCCGTTGACCGCCGACCGGGCGAAGCCGGCTGTGCCTTTCGGTGGCATCTACCGCCTCATCGACTTCGCCCTGAGTAATGTCGTCAACTCCGGTTACCTCAAAGTGGTTGTGCTGACGCAGTACAAGAGCCACAGTCTGGACCGCCATGTCACCACGACGTGGCGGATGTCGACGTTGCTGGGTAACTACGTGACGCCGGTGCCGGCCCAGCAGCGGGTCGGAAAGCGTTGGTATCTCGGCAGTGCGGACGCGATCTATCAGTCGCTGAACCTGCTCAACGATGAGGACCCGGACATCGTGGTCGTGGTGGGCGCCGATCACGTGTATCGGATGGACTTCGCTCAGATGGTGCAGCAGCACGTCGAGAGCGGAGCCGGTTGCACGGTGGCCGCCATCCGGCAGCGCATCGAACTGGCCGACCAGTTCGGTGTCATCGACGTCGACCCCCAGTCACCTCAGAACATCAGGGCCTTTCTGGAGAAGCCGACCGATCCGGTGGGGCTCCCCGATGCACCCCACGAAGTGCTGGCCTCGATGGGCAACTATGTCTTCAGTGCCGACGCGCTGCGCGACGCCGTCACCCGCGATGCGACCGTCAACGCCTCCAAGCACGACATGGGCGGGGACATCGTGCCGTGGTTCGTCGACCGTTCCGAGTCGGCCGTCTACGACTTCAAGAACAATGACGTGCCGGGGTCCTACGAGCGCGACCGCGACTACTGGCGCGACGTCGGGACGATGAAGTCCTACTTCGACGCCCACATGGATCTCGTGGCACCGCTACCCGAGTTCAACCTGTACAACTCCGCCTGGCCGATCTTCACCAGCTACGGGGCCCTGCCGCCGGCCAAGCTGGTCGAGGGCGAAGTCGGCACGCCGACGATGACCCACAACTCGATCCTGTCCCCGGGTGTGGTGATCACCGGCGGCACGGTGAGCAAGTCCGTGCTCTCTCCGTCGTGTCGGGTCGGTACGGGTGCGGAGGTCTCCGATTCGGTGCTCCTCAACGGCGTCGAGATCGGCGCGGGGGCGGTCGTCCGCAACGCGATCCTCGACAAGAACATCGTGGTGCCCCCCGGCGCGGAGATCGGCGTCGATCCAGCGGCCGACGAAGAGCGCGGTTTCATTGTCCAGGACGGTCTCACCGTGCTCTCGAAGAATCAGGTGGTGCCGGCTCCCTGA